In Helicobacter mastomyrinus, a single genomic region encodes these proteins:
- a CDS encoding cytochrome bc complex cytochrome b subunit — translation MEVKKAEGLVDWLDQRLAIKKFLEVMMTKYWIPKNINFLWAMGVVLLTLFALLVVSGFFLLSYYKPDVNLAFDSVNQTIMTEVAFGWLWRHIHAVAASMIFLIIYIHMFVAIYYGSFKRGREMVWIGGMLLFVLFSAEAFSGYMLPWGQMSYWAAAVITNLFGGIPVIGPDVVEWVRGNFVVADSTLTRFFMLHVCLLPIVILGVIALHFYTLRMPHVNNEDGEHIDYEAEAKKYEEGKKKESKVIPFWPVFLSKDIFVVCLFMIGFFYLVCFHFDFAMDPINFDPANNLKTPAHIYPEWYFLWSYEVLRGFFFSADLGLIAFGIAQVAFLFLPWLDRSPRIAPAHKRPGYFVWYCLLIIDMVVLTIFGKLPPEGINNFIGFVASIGFLFLVFVALPIVTIIENKKGAH, via the coding sequence ATGGAAGTGAAAAAAGCTGAAGGCTTGGTGGATTGGCTAGACCAACGCCTTGCTATCAAAAAATTCTTAGAAGTGATGATGACTAAATATTGGATTCCCAAAAACATCAACTTCTTGTGGGCGATGGGTGTAGTGCTACTCACATTATTTGCTTTACTTGTGGTGTCTGGATTCTTTCTTTTATCCTATTACAAGCCTGATGTGAATCTAGCTTTTGATAGTGTGAATCAAACAATTATGACTGAGGTGGCATTTGGCTGGTTATGGCGACATATCCACGCAGTGGCTGCAAGTATGATATTCCTCATTATTTATATCCATATGTTTGTGGCTATTTATTATGGCTCGTTTAAAAGAGGGCGTGAGATGGTATGGATTGGCGGTATGCTACTTTTTGTGCTTTTCTCTGCAGAGGCTTTTAGCGGCTATATGCTTCCTTGGGGGCAAATGAGCTATTGGGCGGCTGCTGTGATTACCAATCTTTTTGGCGGTATTCCTGTAATTGGTCCTGATGTGGTAGAATGGGTGCGTGGTAACTTCGTCGTGGCAGATTCTACACTAACACGTTTCTTTATGCTTCACGTATGCCTTTTGCCTATCGTGATTCTTGGAGTGATTGCACTGCATTTTTATACATTGAGAATGCCCCACGTAAATAATGAAGATGGTGAGCATATCGATTATGAAGCAGAGGCAAAAAAATATGAAGAGGGCAAAAAGAAAGAATCTAAAGTCATTCCTTTCTGGCCTGTATTCCTTTCAAAAGATATTTTTGTAGTATGTCTGTTTATGATAGGATTCTTTTATTTAGTGTGCTTCCACTTTGATTTTGCAATGGATCCTATTAACTTTGACCCCGCAAATAATCTCAAAACCCCTGCTCATATTTACCCTGAATGGTATTTCTTGTGGAGCTATGAGGTATTACGCGGATTTTTCTTCAGTGCTGACCTTGGGCTTATTGCTTTTGGTATCGCACAAGTAGCATTTTTATTCTTGCCTTGGCTAGATAGAAGCCCTAGAATTGCTCCTGCACATAAACGCCCGGGTTATTTTGTGTGGTATTGTCTGCTTATTATTGATATGGTTGTGCTTACTATCTTTGGTAAGCTTCCTCCTGAAGGGATAAATAACTTTATTGGTTTTGTTGCTTCTATTGGATTCTTATTTCTTGTATTTGTAGCATTACCAATTGTAACCATCATTGAAAACAAGAAAGGAGCACACTAA
- a CDS encoding Cj0069 family protein gives MKKHIVFFEAVGGSDKGRDGHRKDTVPMMDYLKKLGWSAEVVFFTDEILKDEKKKNEIYEYVKGAADAYVSRVNPGNLKEEKLYFDVLRKLCDSGVIGMPHPDAMIGYGAKDALTKLRNTELVPTDTLAYYDPAEAQRIGVKWEAGGEHDFKKNFPKTLAKGERVLKQNRGSTGEGIWRVQIKDPSKYQGVSELPLDAEIRCTEAVDNHVEEHKLGEFMDFCEKYLKGDNGMLVDMTFLPRIKEGEIRILMLYKDPIYVVHKKPAEGADAFSATLFSGAKYRYDKPEQWSELVTYFLNNLPEIKTKLGNYDLPLIWTADFILDTDANGKDKYVLGEINCSCVGFTSPAEFLDKTARRVANTIINIVEDAKS, from the coding sequence ATGAAAAAGCATATTGTGTTTTTCGAGGCAGTAGGCGGCAGCGATAAAGGTAGAGATGGGCATAGAAAAGATACTGTGCCGATGATGGACTATCTAAAAAAACTCGGCTGGAGCGCGGAAGTCGTGTTTTTCACCGATGAGATTCTTAAAGATGAGAAAAAGAAAAATGAAATCTATGAATATGTCAAGGGTGCGGCTGATGCGTATGTGTCTCGTGTGAATCCGGGCAATCTCAAAGAGGAAAAACTCTATTTTGATGTGCTACGCAAACTCTGTGACTCAGGCGTGATTGGTATGCCTCACCCTGATGCGATGATAGGCTATGGAGCAAAGGATGCTTTGACAAAGCTCCGCAATACAGAGCTTGTTCCAACAGATACTCTAGCATATTATGACCCTGCAGAAGCGCAAAGAATTGGCGTTAAATGGGAAGCGGGTGGGGAGCACGACTTTAAGAAAAACTTCCCAAAAACATTGGCAAAGGGTGAGCGTGTGCTAAAGCAAAATCGTGGCTCAACGGGCGAAGGTATATGGCGTGTGCAAATTAAAGATCCTAGCAAATATCAAGGCGTGAGTGAATTGCCTCTTGATGCGGAAATTCGCTGCACAGAAGCAGTGGATAATCACGTAGAGGAGCACAAACTTGGCGAGTTTATGGATTTTTGCGAGAAATACCTCAAAGGCGATAATGGTATGCTTGTGGATATGACATTCTTACCTCGCATTAAAGAAGGCGAGATTCGAATCCTTATGCTTTATAAAGACCCTATCTATGTTGTGCATAAAAAACCAGCTGAAGGCGCGGACGCATTCTCTGCAACACTCTTTAGCGGTGCGAAATATCGCTATGACAAGCCAGAGCAATGGAGTGAGCTTGTAACATACTTCCTTAATAATTTGCCAGAGATTAAAACAAAGCTTGGGAATTATGACTTGCCTCTCATTTGGACAGCAGATTTTATTTTGGATACTGATGCAAATGGCAAGGATAAATATGTGCTAGGTGAAATCAACTGCTCTTGCGTGGGCTTTACCTCTCCTGCAGAATTTTTGGATAAAACGGCTCGCCGCGTAGCTAACACAATTATTAATATTGTAGAAGATGCAAAGTCTTAA
- a CDS encoding c-type cytochrome, with protein sequence MKEIKILAIIVVIVGVLYWGVEPLAHSIFHPEVAKADFEFKDLQDIDVSKGDAERGKTLVETNCASCHSLKDVGIEGGNMAMYFRDNKEATVFTPDLSTAGAIYNEKFLANLILDPVNTLHLAHKFPNGDFPMVQYFGNVDANQEVADMVAYLKSIGAIALKKQVLESEEFATKKEAIEKADVSNEQKQKQIATLEEKLTDKAVFLNACSRCHTMKYDKVASHTTPESLNVYLGSTAPDLSMMIRSKGVHYLEYFINDPQKVSYKAIQEAIIQKEGALPTSNDKKSDWQDERDYSNLAKELGVMPVGLSMPRVGLTQEAQERVIAYLESIGDAKKAEREHLGVYLMIFFAVMSVLAYLWKRRIWSQVH encoded by the coding sequence ATGAAAGAGATAAAAATTTTAGCCATTATCGTAGTCATTGTGGGTGTGCTGTATTGGGGTGTAGAGCCATTGGCACATTCTATTTTCCACCCTGAAGTAGCTAAGGCTGATTTTGAGTTCAAAGATTTGCAAGACATTGATGTAAGCAAAGGCGATGCAGAGCGTGGAAAGACACTTGTAGAGACTAATTGTGCCTCTTGCCACTCGCTTAAAGATGTGGGTATTGAAGGTGGAAATATGGCAATGTATTTCCGCGATAATAAAGAAGCCACCGTCTTTACACCTGACCTTTCCACGGCAGGCGCTATCTATAATGAAAAATTTTTGGCAAACTTGATTCTTGATCCTGTCAATACACTTCATCTTGCCCATAAGTTCCCTAATGGCGACTTCCCAATGGTGCAATACTTTGGCAATGTAGATGCGAATCAAGAAGTAGCCGATATGGTGGCTTATCTTAAGTCAATAGGTGCTATCGCGCTTAAAAAACAAGTGTTAGAATCCGAAGAGTTTGCTACTAAAAAAGAGGCGATTGAAAAAGCCGATGTCTCTAATGAACAAAAGCAAAAGCAAATCGCTACGCTTGAAGAAAAGCTCACAGATAAAGCAGTATTCCTCAATGCTTGTTCTCGCTGCCACACGATGAAATATGACAAAGTGGCTTCTCACACTACACCCGAAAGCCTCAATGTATATCTTGGCTCTACTGCGCCGGATTTGTCTATGATGATTCGCAGCAAGGGTGTGCATTATTTGGAATATTTCATTAATGACCCTCAAAAGGTATCTTACAAGGCGATACAAGAGGCGATTATTCAAAAAGAAGGCGCATTGCCAACAAGCAATGACAAAAAGAGCGATTGGCAAGATGAGCGCGATTATAGCAATCTTGCTAAAGAGCTTGGTGTAATGCCTGTGGGACTTTCTATGCCGCGTGTGGGCTTGACGCAAGAAGCGCAAGAACGTGTTATTGCATATTTAGAATCTATTGGCGATGCTAAAAAGGCTGAGCGTGAGCATTTAGGCGTGTATTTGATGATTTTCTTTGCGGTGATGAGCGTGCTTGCATACTTGTGGAAAAGACGCATTTGGAGCCAAGTGCATTAA
- the mqnE gene encoding aminofutalosine synthase MqnE translates to MDLLQRALAQEAHLDAKELSKLYDYDIFTLAQAAQSIRTKLYGKKVFFNNNRHINPSNICADVCKFCAFSASRKNPNPYSMGIDEILSLAHKAYENGAKELHIVSSHNPNYTYEWYFELFREVKKALPHIHLKALTAAEVDYLDRISKRGYKRVLEDMAQAGVDSMPGGGAEVFDEKVRSYICKGKVSSQRWLEIHQYWHNLGKMSNATMLFGHIEQREHRIDHILRLRDAQAQSEQVTQKQGGFNAFIPLLYQRENNFLNVSTFPSGQEILKTISIARILLYNIPHIKAYWATLGLNLAIVAQEFGADDMDGTIQLESIQSAAGAKSKSGLSKNELVCQIKDAGFIPIERDSLYNELAEC, encoded by the coding sequence ATGGACTTACTACAAAGGGCTTTAGCACAGGAGGCGCATTTAGATGCAAAGGAGCTAAGCAAACTCTATGATTATGATATTTTTACCCTAGCCCAAGCAGCTCAAAGCATACGTACTAAGCTCTATGGCAAAAAGGTATTTTTTAATAACAACCGCCACATCAACCCAAGCAACATTTGCGCCGATGTATGCAAATTCTGCGCATTTTCTGCCTCACGCAAGAATCCTAATCCCTATTCTATGGGGATTGATGAGATTCTCTCACTGGCACACAAAGCCTATGAAAATGGCGCAAAGGAGCTGCACATCGTCTCAAGCCACAATCCCAACTACACGTATGAGTGGTATTTTGAACTCTTTAGAGAAGTCAAAAAAGCCCTACCTCACATTCATTTAAAAGCCCTTACTGCCGCAGAGGTGGATTATTTAGATAGAATCTCTAAAAGGGGTTATAAAAGAGTGCTAGAGGATATGGCTCAAGCGGGAGTAGATTCTATGCCCGGAGGCGGGGCGGAAGTCTTTGATGAAAAGGTGCGCTCCTACATCTGCAAGGGCAAGGTAAGCTCACAAAGATGGCTTGAAATCCACCAATATTGGCACAATTTGGGCAAGATGAGTAACGCAACAATGCTCTTTGGGCATATCGAGCAGAGAGAACATAGAATCGACCACATATTACGATTGCGTGATGCACAGGCTCAAAGTGAGCAGGTAACACAAAAACAAGGCGGATTTAATGCCTTTATCCCGCTGCTTTATCAACGTGAGAATAACTTTCTTAATGTGAGCACCTTCCCTAGCGGACAGGAGATTCTAAAAACCATAAGCATAGCGCGAATCCTACTTTATAATATCCCGCATATCAAGGCGTATTGGGCGACTTTAGGGCTAAATCTCGCCATTGTCGCACAGGAATTTGGTGCTGATGATATGGATGGCACAATACAATTAGAAAGCATACAATCCGCCGCAGGTGCGAAAAGCAAGAGCGGTTTAAGCAAAAATGAACTAGTCTGCCAAATTAAAGATGCGGGATTTATCCCCATAGAGCGAGATTCTCTGTATAATGAATTAGCAGAGTGCTAA
- a CDS encoding heavy metal translocating P-type ATPase, producing the protein MHCSHCQLEYEPSALFTRHNEKGEELHFCCNGCENVYFLLQDAALTSFYDKLSRPLTPPELHKSDLAHFDTESFMQKYAHKVDDTGLYEVHLIISGIHCAACVWLNEKILLDTQGVQSAAINYTNNKATIIWDSTQIPLSAIIERIESIGYSAYVYDSRIQESQNKAQMKEYYMRVIVALFCTMNIMWVAIAQYSGYFLGIQADAKDILNLASFVLCTPALFYSGWVFYRSSYYGLKNGFIGMDLLVAVGSTLTYGYSIYAALTRSGETYFESVSMIITFVLIGKFLEVRARKNAGDSLDKLNHLLPTSVEVCNDDGTMRQVAPEAVQLGDKILVRAGEKIAIDGVLCSANALFDTKAISGESLPLECVEGDSVLSGYVNLNHQIFYTASKAFSQSLMSHIIALVSSSLNHRPYIQNLANSLSQYFSRVILGLALLCFLGWFFIGNVGAEISLMIAISVIIIACPCALALATPIASVVGIGKSYAVNVLFKEARFLESLAKTTIVVFDKTGTLTLGEPKVQKCHLQGKYDESLLLAFVRLSKHPVAEGIAHFLESRLKGTAAITLEHFTQFDAQGISATFVDSNSRTLQLVGGNLNFLHKKGFSVPQIELGGGMVFGFGVQEGDIHTLYEIFELYDEPKPHARALIESLHKRGIESVLLSGDREQSVAEVSAKVGIKAFHSSLSPLQKAQWIESYKQQNPSRTLVMVGDGINDTPALSKSDIAISMGAGSDIAILSSDVIILDDKLTTLHNAFEIAHRTYSTIKQNIALSIGYNALSVPIAMAGLVIPLFAALSMSLSSLIVVLNSMRLRRFDGVK; encoded by the coding sequence ATGCATTGCTCTCATTGTCAGCTTGAATACGAACCCTCCGCGCTTTTCACACGGCATAATGAAAAGGGCGAGGAGCTGCATTTCTGTTGCAATGGCTGTGAAAATGTATATTTCCTCCTCCAAGACGCTGCCCTTACAAGCTTTTATGATAAGCTTAGTCGTCCCCTCACCCCGCCAGAGCTTCATAAGAGTGATTTAGCGCACTTTGACACAGAATCTTTTATGCAAAAATACGCTCATAAAGTAGATGATACAGGGCTGTATGAGGTGCATTTAATCATCAGTGGGATCCACTGCGCAGCGTGTGTGTGGCTCAATGAAAAGATTTTGCTTGATACGCAGGGCGTGCAGAGCGCGGCGATTAACTACACGAATAATAAGGCAACAATAATTTGGGATAGCACACAAATCCCCTTAAGCGCGATTATAGAGAGGATTGAAAGCATAGGATATAGCGCATATGTGTATGATAGCAGGATTCAAGAAAGCCAAAATAAAGCGCAGATGAAAGAATACTATATGCGCGTGATTGTGGCACTCTTTTGCACGATGAATATTATGTGGGTCGCCATCGCCCAATACAGCGGGTATTTTTTGGGTATACAAGCAGATGCAAAAGATATTTTGAATCTTGCTTCCTTTGTCCTCTGCACTCCTGCACTTTTTTACTCGGGCTGGGTGTTTTACCGCTCAAGCTATTATGGGCTGAAAAATGGCTTTATCGGTATGGATTTGCTCGTGGCGGTAGGCTCTACGCTCACTTATGGCTATTCGATCTATGCCGCGCTCACACGGAGCGGGGAGACTTACTTTGAATCTGTGAGTATGATTATTACCTTTGTACTCATTGGCAAGTTTTTAGAAGTGAGGGCACGGAAAAATGCCGGCGATAGCCTCGATAAGCTTAATCACCTCCTACCTACAAGCGTTGAAGTATGCAATGATGATGGCACGATGAGGCAGGTTGCGCCTGAGGCGGTGCAACTAGGCGATAAGATTCTCGTCCGCGCGGGAGAGAAAATCGCTATTGATGGGGTGCTTTGCTCTGCTAATGCGCTTTTTGATACAAAAGCTATCAGCGGAGAATCTCTCCCCTTAGAATGCGTAGAGGGTGATAGTGTGCTTTCAGGCTATGTGAATCTTAATCATCAAATTTTCTATACCGCCTCTAAGGCATTTAGCCAAAGCCTTATGAGCCATATTATCGCGCTTGTTTCCTCCTCGCTCAATCACCGCCCATATATTCAAAATCTCGCCAATAGCCTCTCGCAATACTTCTCCCGCGTGATTCTAGGTCTCGCCCTGCTATGCTTTCTAGGCTGGTTTTTTATCGGTAATGTGGGTGCGGAAATATCGCTTATGATTGCCATATCTGTCATTATCATCGCCTGTCCGTGTGCCTTAGCCTTAGCGACCCCTATCGCCTCTGTGGTGGGGATAGGCAAGAGCTATGCTGTAAATGTGTTATTTAAAGAGGCAAGATTCTTGGAAAGCCTTGCAAAAACCACCATTGTAGTGTTTGACAAAACTGGCACTCTAACGCTTGGCGAACCAAAAGTGCAAAAATGCCATTTGCAAGGTAAGTATGATGAATCCCTCCTCCTTGCCTTTGTGCGTTTGTCTAAGCACCCGGTGGCTGAAGGCATAGCGCATTTTTTAGAATCTAGGCTAAAAGGGACTGCCGCAATTACATTAGAGCATTTCACACAATTTGACGCACAAGGCATTAGCGCGACTTTTGTAGATTCTAACTCCCGCACTTTGCAACTTGTGGGAGGGAATCTTAACTTTTTACACAAAAAAGGCTTTAGTGTGCCGCAAATAGAGCTTGGCGGGGGTATGGTATTTGGCTTTGGGGTGCAAGAGGGCGATATACACACGCTTTATGAGATTTTTGAACTCTATGATGAGCCTAAACCTCACGCACGAGCATTGATAGAATCCTTGCATAAACGGGGGATAGAGAGTGTTTTATTAAGCGGAGATAGGGAGCAGAGTGTGGCGGAGGTGAGCGCAAAGGTAGGCATTAAGGCATTTCATTCCTCACTTTCCCCCTTGCAAAAGGCACAATGGATAGAATCCTATAAGCAGCAAAATCCCTCAAGAACGCTTGTGATGGTAGGCGATGGCATTAATGACACACCGGCTTTAAGCAAAAGCGATATTGCTATTTCTATGGGCGCGGGAAGCGATATTGCTATTTTGAGTAGCGATGTGATAATTCTCGATGATAAGCTTACTACCCTGCATAATGCCTTTGAAATCGCCCACAGGACATATAGCACCATTAAGCAAAATATCGCTTTAAGCATTGGCTATAATGCTTTGAGTGTGCCTATTGCTATGGCAGGATTGGTAATCCCGCTCTTTGCAGCATTATCTATGAGTCTAAGCTCACTGATTGTTGTGCTCAATTCTATGCGCTTGAGACGTTTTGATGGCGTGAAGTAA
- the dndC gene encoding DNA phosphorothioation system sulfurtransferase DndC, protein MALKPILIVCFSATAAKNLALKLSKNTDFWHLYPHKDIFYLQCGIMEAFDNGFEAITADIVDSIHSSAPVDNLITTTIENIKHRFLTTKRVWVVAFSGGKDSTCLLQLVYEMLASLPKHQQRQTYAIASNTLVEAPHIDAFLHNVVDSINTHARENHIPFEILQVKPSFKDDFWVNLIGKGYPSPTRTFRWCTDRLKITPAKAEVAKITHRYGSALLILGTRKAESSHRKKSIQKRILNEDGYSQHHDFPDTLTFAPIAEWSTDEVWAYLTTHKPLWEKDHSELFSLYAKAGGDECQFITDLSQSSCGGSRFGCWVCTVVNEDKSLQGFIESGEKHLKPLNDFRNYIKRLRENANARADYKRDGRAVYKVGGLGPFLSHKRKEILQRLLETERVFMQNGGKQLISDEQILAIQKEWDRDFDFNKSAIILAKEVGRMKDIDLEQGKLLHKEILEHIVSENESKCNGIDTTQIENLISSCIDIYNNSSLKGRNSAGVQIKKEIDKLLDDKTSKQEG, encoded by the coding sequence TTGGCATTAAAACCTATTCTCATCGTGTGTTTTAGTGCTACCGCGGCAAAGAATCTTGCGTTAAAACTTAGCAAAAATACTGATTTTTGGCATCTTTATCCCCACAAGGATATTTTTTATCTACAATGTGGCATTATGGAAGCCTTTGATAATGGCTTTGAAGCTATTACAGCAGATATTGTAGATTCTATACATTCCTCCGCTCCCGTGGATAATCTCATTACAACCACCATAGAAAACATAAAACATCGTTTTCTTACCACAAAACGTGTGTGGGTTGTCGCTTTTAGTGGAGGTAAAGATTCTACTTGCTTATTGCAACTTGTGTATGAAATGCTTGCCTCTTTGCCTAAACATCAGCAAAGACAGACGTATGCTATCGCTTCAAATACGCTTGTAGAGGCTCCTCATATCGATGCATTTTTACATAATGTTGTAGATTCTATCAATACTCATGCGAGAGAAAATCACATTCCCTTTGAAATTTTGCAAGTAAAGCCAAGCTTCAAAGATGACTTTTGGGTAAATCTCATTGGAAAAGGTTATCCAAGCCCTACTCGCACTTTTAGATGGTGCACTGATAGGCTAAAAATCACTCCTGCAAAAGCTGAAGTGGCTAAAATCACTCACAGATATGGTTCAGCGCTCCTGATACTTGGCACAAGAAAGGCAGAATCAAGCCATCGTAAAAAATCTATACAAAAGCGCATACTTAATGAAGATGGCTACTCTCAACATCACGATTTCCCCGATACATTGACATTTGCGCCAATCGCAGAATGGAGTACAGATGAGGTATGGGCGTATCTCACTACTCATAAGCCCTTATGGGAAAAAGACCATAGCGAATTGTTTAGTCTCTATGCAAAAGCAGGCGGTGATGAGTGTCAATTTATCACGGACTTAAGTCAAAGCAGTTGTGGTGGCTCGCGATTTGGCTGCTGGGTATGCACGGTGGTAAATGAGGATAAGTCCTTGCAGGGCTTTATAGAATCTGGTGAAAAACATCTTAAACCCTTAAATGATTTTAGAAATTATATCAAGCGTTTAAGGGAAAATGCTAATGCGAGGGCGGATTACAAACGTGATGGTAGGGCAGTGTATAAAGTAGGAGGATTAGGACCATTTCTAAGCCACAAACGCAAGGAAATACTACAAAGACTTTTAGAGACTGAAAGGGTATTTATGCAAAATGGCGGAAAGCAACTCATCAGTGATGAGCAGATTCTAGCCATACAAAAAGAGTGGGATAGGGATTTTGACTTTAATAAGAGTGCCATTATATTAGCAAAGGAGGTAGGCAGAATGAAAGATATAGACTTAGAGCAAGGCAAGTTACTCCATAAGGAGATTTTAGAGCATATAGTGAGCGAAAATGAAAGCAAATGTAATGGTATAGATACTACCCAAATAGAGAACCTTATTAGCTCTTGTATAGATATTTATAATAACAGCTCCCTTAAAGGACGCAATAGCGCAGGAGTGCAAATCAAAAAAGAGATAGACAAATTACTTGATGACAAGACAAGTAAGCAGGAGGGCTAA
- a CDS encoding lipid A deacylase LpxR family protein, with protein MSPKYMLIYLSAISRVRHIALLLLLPFIAFCESDFKKDKHHILSVVSENDVYFEDFIRSDKYYTAGHYLSYTSKEFDNSFLNKMKLFSYLSKHSFARLNVSLSQEIYTPANKSATKPSSDDMLYGAAILASFSSINRTRNFMEQLGVDIGLAGPLALGEQIQNSVHKLTGKNPSRGWDTQIKNEFLLNLHYGIIYPLKLIDNVFDILPQGQFFLGNTYTAISAGARLRIGYGIKNDFGIQKYKSKMSQVIVNNGLKIYALAGVNGSIVGRDIFIEGNTFKGVKSHLNLERTLYEYELGVAIGYKNISLSYLFTRGSKKFKEQDEFHSYGSLRLDMSF; from the coding sequence ATGTCGCCTAAATATATGCTAATCTATTTATCTGCTATATCGAGGGTAAGACATATTGCATTGTTGCTTTTGCTTCCATTTATTGCATTTTGTGAAAGTGATTTTAAAAAAGATAAACATCATATACTAAGTGTGGTGAGCGAAAATGACGTCTATTTCGAGGATTTCATACGTTCTGATAAATATTATACAGCGGGACATTACCTAAGCTATACAAGCAAAGAATTTGATAATAGTTTTTTGAATAAAATGAAATTATTTTCATATTTGTCTAAGCATTCTTTTGCACGATTGAATGTATCGCTTAGCCAAGAAATCTATACCCCCGCAAATAAATCTGCCACCAAGCCATCAAGTGATGATATGCTCTATGGAGCAGCAATCCTTGCTTCTTTTAGCTCTATCAATAGGACTAGAAATTTTATGGAGCAGCTTGGCGTTGATATAGGGCTAGCTGGTCCTCTTGCATTAGGAGAGCAAATCCAAAATAGCGTCCATAAACTTACGGGTAAAAATCCCTCACGTGGCTGGGATACACAAATAAAAAATGAATTTTTACTTAATTTGCATTATGGAATTATTTATCCTTTGAAACTTATAGACAATGTTTTTGATATTTTGCCACAGGGGCAATTTTTTTTGGGGAATACTTACACCGCCATAAGTGCTGGAGCAAGATTGCGTATAGGATATGGCATAAAAAACGACTTTGGAATCCAAAAATATAAATCTAAAATGTCTCAAGTGATAGTTAATAACGGGCTAAAAATATATGCTTTAGCAGGAGTGAATGGCTCTATTGTGGGACGTGATATATTTATAGAGGGCAATACCTTTAAAGGGGTGAAAAGCCACCTCAATTTAGAGCGCACTCTATATGAATATGAGCTAGGAGTGGCAATAGGATATAAAAATATCTCGCTTAGCTATCTCTTCACTAGGGGTAGCAAGAAATTTAAAGAGCAAGACGAGTTTCATAGCTATGGTTCTTTAAGGCTAGATATGAGCTTTTAG
- a CDS encoding DNA methyltransferase — translation MQTFNFSLLDSAGFKEDSVREFIISPLLKALGFVLKIKNANKLEMALSAPLSKPTITGSNEKITFTRFPDYVLYLDKKAYCVLDAKAPSVKVDMQSKAERQAFYYAINAELKAPYYALCNGKNFNLFETNGQNLLYGFVCEELFENDFDNDKFKLLKQVLSTGLSSLKQDLQTQSVRVKKPDSWYLSRKLPKAILKPQKRKKARHFGCTAYFTRQSWDIVTQNIKNFTDEGDVVLDSFGGSGVTAIEAMMNGRLGIHTDLNPLSIFMVKALSAKVDLSELYDLSEEIIAEFESLKPKNEKEAKAILKNVSYYPNAIDSEFGEVATQKQQDSMLWIPKDEILPKGSDVESVLRLFSNTQLAELALLRKLIFKHTTPSGSKESRIHKRNMRYALILAFYNTLSMCNLTFHETPRGGGVSGIYTYYRYRIAPNPAKHQIANIL, via the coding sequence ATGCAAACCTTTAATTTTAGCTTACTTGATAGTGCAGGTTTCAAAGAAGATTCTGTGCGAGAATTTATCATTTCTCCGCTTTTAAAGGCTTTGGGTTTTGTATTAAAAATCAAAAATGCAAACAAGCTAGAAATGGCTTTGTCTGCGCCACTTTCAAAGCCTACTATCACAGGAAGCAATGAGAAAATCACTTTTACTCGTTTTCCTGATTATGTTTTGTATTTGGATAAAAAGGCTTATTGTGTGCTAGATGCAAAAGCTCCAAGCGTAAAAGTAGATATGCAAAGCAAAGCCGAAAGACAAGCTTTTTACTATGCGATAAATGCTGAACTCAAAGCTCCATATTATGCACTTTGTAATGGCAAAAATTTTAATCTTTTTGAGACAAATGGACAAAATTTGCTTTATGGCTTTGTATGTGAAGAGCTTTTTGAAAATGACTTTGACAATGACAAATTCAAGCTTTTAAAGCAAGTTTTAAGCACGGGCTTATCCTCTTTAAAGCAAGATTTACAAACACAAAGCGTAAGAGTAAAAAAGCCCGATAGTTGGTATTTAAGCAGGAAATTACCAAAGGCAATTTTAAAGCCTCAAAAGAGGAAAAAAGCAAGGCATTTTGGCTGCACGGCATATTTTACGAGGCAAAGCTGGGATATTGTAACCCAAAATATCAAAAACTTCACCGATGAGGGTGATGTGGTGCTAGATAGCTTTGGAGGCAGTGGAGTAACGGCGATTGAGGCGATGATGAATGGACGCTTGGGAATCCACACAGATTTAAATCCGCTTAGTATTTTTATGGTAAAAGCCCTATCTGCAAAGGTGGATTTAAGCGAACTCTATGACCTAAGCGAAGAAATTATCGCAGAATTTGAATCTCTAAAACCCAAAAACGAAAAAGAAGCTAAAGCTATTCTAAAAAATGTAAGTTATTATCCAAATGCCATAGATTCTGAGTTTGGAGAAGTGGCTACACAAAAGCAACAAGATTCTATGTTATGGATTCCTAAAGATGAGATTCTGCCAAAGGGTAGCGATGTAGAATCTGTGCTGAGGCTTTTTAGCAACACTCAACTTGCAGAACTCGCCCTTTTACGAAAGCTTATTTTCAAACACACCACACCAAGTGGAAGCAAAGAGAGCAGAATCCACAAAAGAAATATGCGCTATGCGCTAATATTGGCGTTTTATAATACTTTGAGTATGTGTAACCTTACTTTTCACGAGACCCCAAGAGGTGGTGGAGTTAGTGGCATTTATACTTATTATCGCTACCGCATTGCGCCAAATCCAGCAAAACATCAAATTGCTAACATTCTTTAG